A region from the Actinoplanes sp. OR16 genome encodes:
- a CDS encoding SDR family NAD(P)-dependent oxidoreductase, protein MDLRLTGKTAFVSGSSQGIGFATARALAGEGVDVILNGRDAVRLDAAVEALRREAPGVAVSGLAGDFAVAGDVDRLCERLPGVDILVNNVGLFELKPFELISDDDWRLYFEVNVLSGVRLARRLLPGMLDRGWGRIVFVSSESGVDVPADMIHYGTSKTAMLSVGNGLAKLTKGTAVTVNSVLGGPTYSDGVARTVKSLAGAQAIGEEQMKAAIIGATATSLLGRFIEPAEIANAVTFIASPAASAINGTAVRVDGGVLTTLL, encoded by the coding sequence GTCAGGGCATCGGTTTCGCGACCGCCAGGGCCCTCGCTGGGGAAGGCGTCGACGTGATTCTCAACGGGCGTGACGCGGTGAGGCTGGACGCGGCCGTCGAGGCTCTGCGCCGCGAGGCTCCGGGCGTGGCGGTCAGTGGGCTGGCCGGCGACTTCGCTGTCGCCGGGGACGTCGACCGGCTGTGCGAGCGGCTGCCGGGCGTGGACATCCTGGTCAACAACGTCGGGCTGTTCGAGCTCAAGCCGTTCGAGCTGATCTCGGACGACGACTGGCGGCTGTACTTCGAGGTCAACGTGCTCAGCGGTGTCCGGCTCGCGCGGCGGTTGCTGCCCGGGATGCTCGACCGGGGCTGGGGACGGATCGTGTTCGTGAGCAGCGAGTCCGGCGTCGACGTTCCGGCCGACATGATTCATTACGGGACGTCGAAGACGGCGATGCTGTCGGTCGGCAACGGGCTGGCGAAGCTCACGAAGGGCACGGCGGTGACCGTCAACTCGGTGCTGGGCGGGCCGACGTACTCCGATGGGGTGGCTCGGACGGTGAAGTCTCTGGCCGGGGCACAGGCCATCGGCGAGGAGCAGATGAAGGCGGCGATCATCGGCGCCACCGCGACGTCCCTGCTCGGGCGCTTCATCGAACCGGCCGAGATCGCGAACGCGGTGACGTTCATCGCCAGCCCGGCCGCCTCGGCGATCAACGGAACGGCCGTCCGCGTCGACGGCGGCGTGCTGACGACGCTGCTGTGA